The following coding sequences are from one Ammospiza nelsoni isolate bAmmNel1 chromosome 5, bAmmNel1.pri, whole genome shotgun sequence window:
- the AVPR1A gene encoding vasopressin V1a receptor, with the protein MRLAGGAGSPRAVPSPGNGSRWRAAEPGGGSSPSPEAWSGSPNGSLGGWDPFGRDEELAKLEIAVLAVTFAVAVVGNGSVLLALRRTPRKASRMHLFIRHLSLADLVVAFFQVLPQLCWEVTHRFHGPDGLCRVVKHLQVFGMFASAYMLVAMTADRYIAVCHPLKTLQQPTKRSYGMIAAAWALSLLLSTPQYFIFSLSEVERGSQVYDCWAHFIMPWGPRAYITWITGGIFIAPVLILIICYGFICYRIWRNVRGKTRPGEAAAAAGGRRAGDEGGPRRGLLLAPCVSNVKTISRAKIRTVKMTFVIVSVYVVCWAPFFTIQMWSVWDQRFPWVDSENTATTVTALLASLNSCCNPWIYMFFSGHLLQDCLQSFPCCQKIKQTLSKEDSNSNSRRQTSFTNNRSPTHSLNTWREMPHSRSSSFIPIPT; encoded by the exons ATGCGCCTCGCCGGCGGCGCCGGCTCCCCGCGGGCCGTGCCCTCACCCGGCAATGGCAGCCGGTGGCGGGCGGCGGAgcccggcggcggcagcagcccCAGTCCCGAGGCGTGGTCGGGGTCGCCGAACGGCAGCCTGGGCGGCTGGGACCCCTTCGGGCGGGACGAGGAGCTGGCCAAGCTGGAGATCGCGGTGCTGGCCGTCACCTTCGCCGTGGCGGTGGTGGGCAACGGCAGCGTGCTGCTGGCGCTGCGGCGCACGCCGCGCAAGGCGTCCCGCATGCACCTCTTCATCCGCCACCTCAGCCTGGCCGACCTGGTGGTGGCCTTCTTCcaggtgctgccccagctctgctgggaggtgACCCACCGCTTCCACGGCCCCGACGGGCTCTGCCGCGTCGTCAAGCACCTGCAGGTCTTCGGCATGTTCGCCTCGGCGTACATGCTGGTGGCCATGACCGCCGACCGCTACATCGCCGTCTGCCACCCGCTGAAGACGCTGCAGCAGCCCACCAAACGCTCGTACGGGATGATCGCGGCGGCCTGGGCGCTcagcctgctgctcagcaccccGCAGTACTTCATCTTCTCCCTCAGCGAAGTGGAGCGCGGCTCGCAGGTCTACGACTGCTGGGCGCACTTCATTATGCCCTGGGGGCCCCGCGCCTACATCACCTGGATCACCGGCGGCATCTTCATCGCGCCTgtcctcatcctcatcatctGCTACGGCTTCATCTGCTACCGCATCTGGCGCAACGTGCGGGGCAAGACGCGCCCGGGGGAggcggcagcagcggctggCGGGCGCCGGGCAGGTGATGAAGGTGGCCCGCGACGGGGGCTGCTGCTCGCCCCTTGTGTCAGCAACGTCAAAACCATCTCCCGCGCCAAGATCCGCACCGTCAAGATGACCTTCGTCATCGTCTCGGTGTACGTCGTTTGCTGGGCGCCCTTCTTCACTATCCAGATGTGGTCCGTGTGGGACCAGCGCTTCCCCTGGGTCG ATTCTGAAAACACTGCAACTACTGTtacagctctgctggccagcCTGAACAGTTGCTGTAACCCGTGGATCTACATGTTCTTCAGTGGGCACCTCCTCCAAGACTGCCTACAGAGCTTCCCTTGCTgccaaaaaataaagcagacGCTGAGTAAAGAAGATTCAAACAGCAATAGCAGGCGACAGACTTCTTTCACCAACAACAGAAGCCCGACCCACAGCCTAAACACATGGAGGGAGATGCCCCACTCCAGATCGAGCAgcttcatccccatcccaaCGTGA